One stretch of Rathayibacter festucae DSM 15932 DNA includes these proteins:
- a CDS encoding SDR family NAD(P)-dependent oxidoreductase, with protein MSTGTPSKIVVVGATSAIAEHTLRLWLGTGARSALLVGRDAGRLEALATDLRVRFPAAALSVAAVDLTDPAAISSVVATSLEGGAPDTVLIAHGAMTTQDEASADLAVARDVLVVTGVSVALWMEAYANVLTSGSIGVIGSVAGDRGRKTNYVYGSAKGLVERFAQGLQHRLAGSRLSVVLIKPGPTDTPMTASLKQSGASLAPVDSVAKDVAAAMASGRAVAYAPAKWRVIMTVIRLLPSPIFNRLNI; from the coding sequence GTGAGCACTGGTACCCCCTCCAAGATCGTCGTGGTCGGAGCGACCTCCGCCATCGCCGAGCACACGCTGCGGCTGTGGCTGGGCACGGGCGCGCGCTCGGCTCTGCTGGTGGGCCGCGACGCCGGCCGGCTGGAGGCGCTGGCGACGGATCTGCGCGTGCGCTTCCCCGCGGCCGCGCTGTCGGTGGCCGCGGTCGACCTGACCGACCCCGCCGCGATCTCCTCGGTCGTCGCGACCTCGCTCGAGGGCGGCGCCCCCGACACCGTGCTGATCGCCCACGGCGCGATGACGACCCAGGACGAGGCGTCCGCCGACCTCGCCGTCGCCCGCGACGTGCTCGTCGTCACCGGCGTCTCGGTGGCCCTCTGGATGGAGGCCTACGCGAATGTTCTCACCTCCGGCAGCATCGGCGTGATCGGCTCCGTCGCCGGTGACCGCGGCCGCAAGACCAACTACGTCTACGGCTCCGCCAAGGGCCTCGTCGAGCGCTTCGCCCAGGGCCTGCAGCACCGCCTGGCCGGCTCGCGCCTGTCCGTCGTGCTGATCAAGCCCGGCCCGACCGACACCCCGATGACCGCCTCGCTCAAGCAGAGCGGAGCCTCGCTGGCCCCGGTCGACTCCGTCGCGAAGGACGTCGCCGCCGCCATGGCCTCGGGCCGCGCGGTCGCCTACGCCCCGGCCAAGTGGCGCGTCATCATGACGGTCATCCGCCTGCTGCCGTCCCCGATCTTCAACCGCCTGAACATCTGA
- a CDS encoding bifunctional diguanylate cyclase/phosphodiesterase, with translation MPRTRELSLLDLAIAGVLSLFALVLIARATALLIITPPVSWAFVAAFGVAVALTAAFRIALGRRSGMPVAGLTVTLLVIMQPEADPFRLLGVWTAASLVTQLLQTRNLAVAGYVTGLGSLAALLYVTVFQAGRAVLTPPIALLAASALFLAVILLVDLLRQRGRWGMQWERGFGALSPKRVGFYLLLVWLLSTAVWFLDAVVVPAMAGDPAIEQSPMVVLVVGALVFGVAKRIEVRGVRRRLAGVLDAALALPWGTVEQAERKIVRHALTSIEADAIEVRDEPASGREIASAMLLPDGRTRYVVASKRVSAIPFNDDDEQILDALAHMGADTLSTRHDVESLRRSVDHDALTGLPNQRVFQSALAAANRDRRPFEGIAVLFLDLDDFKDLNDGRGHHVGDKMLRLVGERLAEVADEGGVAARVGGDEFALVLRGLDSAEDARRRVQALVERVSEPATVDGDTLAPVVTVGVAFSAHEETDPTTIVIEADRSMLALKRGRGRSGRGRSSSLDVTSVLTDPVREVASRALRDRTLDLAFQPVVDLGTDRIWAYEALVRLEDPVLGRIDPSLLIRTVRHAGLLDELTVQVVEKAMSAAACFRDSGAGVECMSVNADLEQLAAERLGPYFAAVPERYPGLRFCLELSEGSLAAATDELRAQAQLLRDAGVLLALDDFGTEGSSALAVATFPLDVVKLDRALIADLTTELRQREIVRAMQSFAVAVGVRMIVEGAEDEETVAVLRELGVTDVQGFVYGRPDTRTGAEQRLLTTGSAVGDCLD, from the coding sequence ATGCCCCGTACGCGCGAGCTGAGCCTCCTCGATCTGGCGATCGCGGGCGTGCTGAGCCTCTTCGCGCTCGTGCTCATCGCCCGCGCGACGGCCCTGCTGATCATCACGCCGCCGGTCAGCTGGGCGTTCGTCGCCGCGTTCGGCGTGGCGGTCGCCCTCACCGCGGCGTTCCGGATCGCCCTCGGCCGCCGCTCGGGCATGCCGGTCGCCGGCCTGACGGTCACGCTCCTCGTGATCATGCAGCCGGAGGCCGACCCGTTCCGCCTGCTCGGCGTCTGGACGGCGGCGAGCCTGGTCACCCAGCTGCTGCAGACCCGGAACCTCGCGGTCGCGGGCTACGTCACGGGACTGGGATCCCTCGCCGCGCTCCTCTACGTCACCGTCTTCCAGGCGGGGAGGGCCGTGCTGACGCCGCCGATCGCGCTGCTCGCGGCGAGCGCGCTCTTCCTCGCCGTCATCCTGCTCGTCGACCTCCTCCGCCAGCGCGGCCGCTGGGGGATGCAGTGGGAGCGGGGCTTCGGCGCCCTGTCGCCCAAGCGGGTCGGCTTCTACCTCCTCCTGGTCTGGCTGCTGAGCACGGCCGTCTGGTTCCTCGACGCCGTGGTCGTGCCGGCGATGGCCGGGGACCCCGCCATCGAGCAGAGCCCGATGGTCGTCCTGGTGGTCGGCGCGCTGGTCTTCGGCGTGGCGAAGCGGATCGAGGTGCGCGGCGTGCGGCGCCGGCTCGCCGGCGTGCTCGACGCGGCACTCGCGCTGCCCTGGGGGACCGTGGAGCAGGCGGAGCGGAAGATCGTCCGCCACGCGCTGACCTCGATCGAGGCGGACGCGATCGAGGTGCGCGACGAGCCCGCCTCCGGGCGGGAGATCGCCTCCGCCATGCTCCTGCCCGACGGCCGGACCCGGTACGTCGTCGCGTCGAAGCGGGTGAGCGCGATCCCCTTCAACGACGACGACGAGCAGATCCTCGACGCCCTCGCGCACATGGGCGCGGACACGCTGAGCACCCGCCACGACGTCGAGTCGCTGCGGCGCTCCGTGGACCACGACGCGCTGACGGGGCTGCCGAACCAGCGGGTGTTCCAGTCCGCGCTCGCCGCCGCCAACCGCGACCGGCGGCCGTTCGAGGGCATCGCGGTGCTCTTCCTCGACCTGGACGACTTCAAGGACCTCAACGACGGCCGCGGGCACCACGTCGGCGACAAGATGCTGCGCCTGGTCGGGGAGCGACTCGCGGAGGTGGCCGACGAGGGCGGAGTCGCCGCGCGGGTCGGCGGCGACGAGTTCGCGCTGGTCCTGCGCGGGCTCGACTCGGCCGAGGACGCGCGGCGGCGGGTGCAGGCCCTGGTCGAGCGGGTGAGCGAGCCGGCGACCGTCGACGGCGACACCCTCGCCCCGGTGGTGACCGTCGGCGTCGCGTTCTCGGCGCACGAGGAGACGGACCCGACGACCATCGTGATCGAGGCCGACCGCAGCATGCTCGCGCTCAAGCGCGGGCGGGGCCGCAGCGGCCGGGGGCGCTCGAGCAGCCTCGACGTCACCTCGGTGCTGACCGACCCGGTGCGCGAGGTCGCTTCGCGCGCCCTCCGCGACCGCACCCTCGACCTCGCCTTCCAGCCCGTCGTCGATCTCGGCACCGACCGGATCTGGGCCTACGAGGCGCTCGTGCGGCTGGAGGACCCGGTGCTCGGGCGGATCGACCCGTCCCTGCTGATCCGGACGGTGCGGCACGCCGGCCTGCTCGACGAGCTGACCGTGCAGGTGGTGGAGAAGGCGATGTCCGCCGCCGCCTGCTTCCGCGACTCCGGCGCGGGGGTGGAGTGCATGAGCGTCAACGCGGACCTGGAGCAGCTCGCCGCCGAGCGGCTCGGCCCGTACTTCGCCGCCGTGCCCGAGCGGTACCCGGGCCTGCGGTTCTGCCTCGAGCTCAGCGAGGGGTCGCTCGCGGCGGCGACGGACGAGCTGCGCGCGCAGGCCCAGCTCCTGCGCGACGCGGGCGTGCTGCTGGCGCTGGACGACTTCGGCACGGAGGGCTCCTCGGCGCTCGCCGTGGCGACGTTCCCCCTCGACGTCGTGAAGCTCGACCGAGCCCTGATCGCCGATCTGACGACCGAGCTGCGCCAGCGCGAGATCGTCCGGGCGATGCAGTCGTTCGCGGTCGCGGTCGGGGTGCGGATGATCGTCGAGGGGGCGGAGGACGAGGAGACGGTCGCGGTGCTGCGCGAGCTCGGAGTGACCGATGTGCAGGGGTTCGTCTACGGCCGGCCTGACACTCGGACGGGGGCGGAGCAGCGGTTGCTCACCACCGGATCGGCTGTCGGCGACTGCCTAGACTGA
- a CDS encoding decaprenyl-phosphate phosphoribosyltransferase: MNTARALVAAMRPRQWLKNVLVLAAPVAAARILEPEILVATVIGVIAFSLASSGGYLLNDLLDVESDRVHPKKRFRAIASGALPLKVAWPAAFVLMIVPVLVTFLLGFTWFAATLAAYLVMQISYCLWLKHEPVIDILIVAGGFVLRAISGAAIADIPLTQWFLLAVSSGSLFMVAGKRYSEKLQSEGKEESHTRSTLKVYTPGYLRFIWSVAASLTMISYALWALFINGENSLWSMASVVPFGAALFLYALDIERGRASAPEDIVLGNLRLLVCGALWAGLFVVAIMTRTTTG; the protein is encoded by the coding sequence GTGAACACCGCCCGCGCACTCGTCGCCGCCATGCGTCCGCGCCAATGGCTGAAGAACGTCCTGGTGCTGGCCGCTCCGGTCGCCGCCGCGCGCATCCTCGAGCCCGAGATCCTCGTCGCGACCGTCATCGGCGTGATCGCGTTCAGCCTCGCCTCCTCCGGCGGCTACCTGCTCAACGACCTCCTCGACGTCGAGTCGGACCGCGTGCACCCGAAGAAGCGCTTCCGCGCGATCGCGTCCGGCGCGCTGCCGCTGAAGGTCGCCTGGCCGGCCGCGTTCGTGCTGATGATCGTGCCGGTGCTGGTCACCTTCCTGCTCGGCTTCACCTGGTTCGCGGCGACGCTCGCCGCCTACCTGGTGATGCAGATCTCGTACTGCCTCTGGCTCAAGCACGAGCCGGTGATCGACATCCTGATCGTGGCGGGCGGCTTCGTGCTCCGCGCGATCTCCGGCGCGGCCATCGCGGACATCCCGCTGACGCAGTGGTTCCTGCTCGCGGTGTCCTCGGGCTCGCTGTTCATGGTCGCGGGCAAGCGCTACTCCGAGAAGCTGCAGAGCGAGGGCAAGGAGGAGAGTCACACCCGCTCGACCCTCAAGGTCTACACACCGGGGTACCTGCGCTTCATCTGGTCGGTCGCCGCGTCGCTGACGATGATCTCCTACGCGCTGTGGGCGCTGTTCATCAACGGCGAGAACTCGCTCTGGTCGATGGCGTCGGTGGTGCCGTTCGGAGCCGCGCTCTTCCTCTACGCCCTCGACATCGAGCGCGGGCGGGCGTCGGCGCCGGAGGACATCGTGCTCGGCAACCTGCGGCTGCTCGTCTGCGGTGCGCTGTGGGCGGGGCTGTTCGTCGTCGCGATCATGACGCGGACGACGACGGGCTGA
- a CDS encoding glycosyltransferase, with translation MATTTPRVGEILLSRGLITAEQLDEALRRQEREGGLLGRHLVIDGAVTRREMYGALAEQWDAPMLDLVEEPPGAALLARIGASTLVGAGWVPWRVLPDGTGVIATSVPPTEAMLAEAREMLEVEVVTVRTTTDWDIFQAVESACRAALLFGAADSLAVQSGDESAKSGLRRWQVITPLVVAAIVIVGAVLAPSLTFVIVLASANLLFLMNIAFKALAGLRAPLNQSSVRAWEEEVALERGRRGLDVSPPRMTDDELPIYTILIPAYKEANIISKLLVNIGALDYPKAKLEVLVLLEADDDETISAVRRMSPPEYVRMVIVPPGGPQTKPRACNYGLSFARGEFVVIYDAEDRPDPDQLRKCVRLFREDAFEREHVDPEQKQLVCLQGALSYFNADYNVLTRMFAVEYAHWFGAMLPGLDQSHLPIPLGGTSNHFETRVLRELGAWDPYNVTEDADLGLRVAAHGYRVGVVDSNTWEEACAEVPAWIKQRTRWIKGYMMTAGVNTRHPIRWFKVNGVLGTLSLVALIMGTPVAFLLYPLVLGFTVITYIGVQFLGLDLPEWLIVAGTTNMLFSNTLMIVVSGIAAWKRYNWRVAAFAILNPVYWVLHSISAWRAAWQIVFSPHKWEKTPHGLTEDYEDSTIGAPA, from the coding sequence ATGGCGACGACGACGCCCCGGGTGGGCGAGATCCTGCTCTCGCGCGGACTGATCACGGCCGAGCAGCTCGACGAGGCGCTGCGCCGCCAGGAGCGTGAGGGCGGCCTGCTCGGCCGGCACCTCGTCATCGACGGCGCCGTCACCCGGCGCGAGATGTACGGGGCGCTCGCGGAGCAGTGGGACGCCCCGATGCTCGACCTGGTCGAGGAGCCGCCGGGGGCCGCGCTGCTGGCCCGCATCGGCGCCTCCACCCTGGTCGGCGCGGGCTGGGTGCCCTGGCGGGTGCTGCCCGACGGGACCGGCGTGATCGCGACCTCCGTGCCGCCGACCGAGGCGATGCTCGCCGAGGCGCGGGAGATGCTCGAGGTCGAGGTCGTCACCGTGCGCACCACGACCGACTGGGACATCTTCCAGGCGGTCGAGAGCGCCTGCCGCGCCGCGCTGCTCTTCGGCGCGGCCGACTCGCTCGCGGTGCAGAGCGGCGACGAGTCGGCCAAGTCGGGGCTGCGCCGCTGGCAGGTGATCACTCCGCTCGTCGTCGCTGCGATCGTGATCGTCGGCGCGGTGCTGGCGCCGAGCCTCACCTTCGTGATCGTGCTCGCCTCGGCGAACCTGCTCTTCCTGATGAACATCGCCTTCAAGGCGCTGGCCGGCCTGCGCGCGCCGCTCAACCAGAGCTCGGTGCGCGCGTGGGAGGAGGAGGTGGCGCTCGAGCGCGGCCGCCGCGGGCTGGACGTCTCGCCGCCGCGGATGACGGACGACGAGCTGCCGATCTACACGATCCTCATCCCCGCCTACAAAGAGGCCAACATCATCAGCAAGCTGCTGGTGAACATCGGCGCCCTCGACTACCCGAAGGCCAAGCTCGAGGTGCTCGTGCTGCTCGAGGCCGACGACGACGAGACGATCTCGGCGGTGCGCCGGATGAGCCCGCCGGAGTACGTGCGGATGGTGATCGTGCCCCCGGGCGGCCCGCAGACCAAGCCGCGCGCCTGCAACTACGGGCTCAGCTTCGCCCGGGGCGAGTTCGTGGTGATCTACGACGCCGAGGACCGGCCCGACCCCGACCAGCTGCGCAAGTGCGTGCGGCTGTTCCGCGAGGACGCGTTCGAGCGCGAGCACGTGGATCCGGAGCAGAAGCAGCTCGTCTGCCTGCAGGGGGCGCTGAGCTACTTCAACGCCGACTACAACGTGCTCACCCGGATGTTCGCGGTCGAGTACGCGCACTGGTTCGGCGCGATGCTGCCGGGCCTGGACCAGTCGCACCTGCCGATCCCGCTCGGCGGCACCTCGAACCACTTCGAGACGCGCGTGCTGCGCGAGCTCGGCGCCTGGGACCCGTACAACGTGACGGAGGACGCCGACCTCGGCCTGCGCGTGGCCGCGCACGGCTACCGCGTGGGCGTCGTCGACTCCAACACCTGGGAGGAGGCGTGCGCCGAGGTCCCCGCGTGGATCAAGCAGCGCACTCGCTGGATCAAGGGCTACATGATGACCGCGGGAGTGAACACGCGGCACCCGATCCGCTGGTTCAAGGTGAACGGGGTGCTGGGCACGCTGAGCCTCGTCGCGCTGATCATGGGGACGCCGGTCGCGTTCCTGCTCTACCCGCTGGTGCTCGGCTTCACGGTGATCACCTACATCGGCGTGCAGTTCCTGGGGCTCGACCTGCCGGAGTGGCTGATCGTCGCGGGGACGACGAACATGCTGTTCTCGAACACGCTGATGATCGTCGTCTCGGGGATCGCGGCCTGGAAGCGCTACAACTGGCGGGTCGCGGCGTTCGCGATCCTGAACCCCGTCTACTGGGTGCTGCACTCCATCTCGGCCTGGCGCGCGGCCTGGCAGATCGTCTTCAGCCCGCACAAGTGGGAGAAGACGCCCCACGGCCTCACGGAGGACTACGAGGACTCGACGATCGGCGCCCCGGCGTAG
- a CDS encoding ArnT family glycosyltransferase — MTSTIAAPPPVAGAPARLPWWREAWARLGRPVTGRQVPGTVVILVVSLLVGFAACLVTTSSGINLAYADTQSHLSISRRIFDSKAPGFTQLGTVWLPVPSLILIPFVQSLWLWHTGWAAGLLGMICLAGTACGVYRISARVGHLRAGRLTAVLLVLANPGVLYAFSTAMTEPVLIVTMVGCFSGLAHWVTSRRNLSAGEMMVFSGLPAAAATLSRYEGWVLVFGGTFVVLIVAWRKKRSFFYAIKMASAFGILPLIAIVWWLVYNFAVYSNPLEFMNGQYSAANLQKAVADAGLLAYQGNAGLTLWSYNWAVLETSGLLTVALGLAGALVLAWRRGISDDALVIWLMIVSYAFSLLSLYLGQTHMNNDQTLPTNWWNNRYALSVLPFLAVLGAVLVDALRRVPRIGAGALGLVLVLLGAQTAWWVQDLDRNAVIAEATGYVSIKEASGATAAARFLSENYDGGGILIDESAAGNALLPEIGVPLAEYYNRSAGELFDEALAAPYTHAKWVFVTTADAPELSETGVADLVYDAITRDSSFDTRYRPVFAQGIYVIYERLGG, encoded by the coding sequence ATGACCAGCACGATCGCCGCCCCGCCGCCGGTGGCCGGCGCGCCCGCCCGCCTCCCCTGGTGGCGGGAGGCGTGGGCCCGCCTCGGCCGGCCGGTCACCGGGCGGCAGGTGCCCGGCACGGTCGTGATCCTGGTGGTCTCGCTGCTGGTCGGCTTCGCGGCCTGCCTGGTGACCACCTCCTCCGGGATCAACCTCGCCTACGCGGACACCCAGAGCCACCTCTCCATCTCGCGGCGCATCTTCGACTCGAAGGCGCCCGGCTTCACCCAGCTCGGCACGGTCTGGCTGCCGGTGCCGAGCCTGATCCTGATCCCGTTCGTGCAGTCGCTCTGGCTCTGGCACACGGGCTGGGCCGCCGGGCTGCTCGGGATGATCTGCCTGGCCGGCACGGCCTGCGGCGTCTACCGGATCTCGGCGCGGGTGGGCCACCTGCGCGCCGGCCGGCTCACCGCGGTGCTGCTGGTGCTGGCGAACCCCGGCGTGCTCTACGCCTTCTCGACCGCCATGACGGAGCCGGTGCTGATCGTCACGATGGTGGGCTGCTTCTCCGGACTGGCGCACTGGGTCACCAGCCGGCGCAACCTCAGTGCCGGCGAGATGATGGTCTTCTCCGGCCTGCCCGCGGCGGCCGCGACGCTCTCGCGATACGAGGGCTGGGTGCTCGTCTTCGGCGGGACGTTCGTGGTGCTGATCGTCGCCTGGCGGAAGAAGCGCTCCTTCTTCTACGCGATCAAGATGGCGAGCGCCTTCGGGATCCTGCCGCTGATCGCGATCGTCTGGTGGCTGGTCTACAACTTCGCGGTCTACAGCAACCCGCTCGAGTTCATGAACGGCCAGTACTCGGCCGCGAACCTGCAGAAGGCGGTCGCCGACGCGGGGCTGCTCGCCTACCAGGGCAACGCGGGACTGACGCTCTGGTCGTACAACTGGGCGGTCCTCGAGACCTCGGGTCTGCTGACGGTCGCGCTCGGCCTGGCCGGTGCGCTGGTGCTGGCCTGGCGGCGCGGGATCTCGGACGACGCGCTCGTCATCTGGCTGATGATCGTCTCCTACGCCTTCTCGCTGCTGAGCCTCTACCTCGGCCAGACGCACATGAACAACGACCAGACCCTGCCGACGAACTGGTGGAACAACCGCTACGCGCTGTCGGTGCTGCCGTTCCTCGCGGTGCTCGGTGCCGTGCTGGTCGACGCGCTGCGGCGGGTGCCCCGGATCGGCGCGGGCGCGCTCGGCCTCGTGCTGGTGCTGCTCGGCGCGCAGACGGCCTGGTGGGTGCAGGACCTGGACCGCAACGCGGTCATCGCGGAGGCGACCGGCTACGTCTCGATCAAGGAGGCGTCCGGCGCGACCGCGGCGGCCCGGTTCCTGAGCGAGAACTACGACGGCGGCGGCATCCTGATCGACGAGAGCGCGGCCGGCAACGCGCTGCTGCCCGAGATCGGCGTGCCGCTCGCCGAGTACTACAACCGCTCGGCCGGCGAGCTGTTCGACGAGGCGCTCGCCGCCCCGTACACGCACGCGAAGTGGGTCTTCGTGACGACCGCGGACGCCCCCGAGCTGAGCGAGACCGGCGTCGCCGACCTCGTCTACGACGCGATCACCCGCGACTCCTCCTTCGACACCCGCTACCGGCCGGTGTTCGCGCAGGGGATCTACGTCATCTACGAGCGGCTCGGAGGCTGA
- a CDS encoding FAD-binding oxidoreductase: protein MTTPVSSWGLLSRDEHRVTRITSVEQAQTALAAGDSGIAYGLGRSYGDVALNGGGRIWDFSGFDRLLAFDEETGVLRAEPGVLLRDVQAVFAPRGWMLPVTPGTKNVTLAGAIANDVHGKNHASAGTIGRHVRSFTLLRSDGSSSRCTPTENVELFEATIGGLGLTGLIVEVELGLARVPGPWLVSEDVPFQTLDGYLDLVHESMDVFEHTVAWIDVTTGGGRRGVYSRADSTAAPELPETRPGSLKVPFAFPLSVVNRATLPLLNRAYYRLKATRARRSVQHYEQFDYPLDAIEGWNTMYGPRGFYQYQSTVPWEGALETTREMLALIAASGTGSFLGVLKTFGALESPGLLSFPAPGVCFALDFPNTPVALPLFERLDALVLAAGGRLYPAKDARMTREMFEAGFPRLAEFALQRDPGISSGFSRRVLGS from the coding sequence ATGACCACACCCGTCTCCTCCTGGGGACTGCTCTCGCGCGACGAGCACCGCGTCACCCGGATCACGAGCGTCGAGCAGGCGCAGACCGCGCTGGCCGCGGGCGACAGCGGCATCGCCTACGGGCTCGGCCGCAGCTACGGCGACGTCGCCCTCAACGGCGGCGGGCGCATCTGGGACTTCAGTGGCTTCGATCGCCTGCTCGCCTTCGACGAGGAGACCGGCGTCCTGCGGGCCGAGCCGGGCGTGCTGCTGCGCGACGTGCAGGCCGTCTTCGCGCCGCGCGGCTGGATGCTGCCGGTCACTCCCGGGACGAAGAACGTCACCCTCGCCGGCGCGATCGCGAACGACGTGCACGGCAAGAACCACGCCTCCGCCGGCACGATCGGCCGGCACGTGCGCTCCTTCACGCTCCTGCGCAGCGATGGGTCGTCCTCGCGCTGCACGCCCACCGAGAACGTCGAGCTGTTCGAGGCGACGATCGGCGGCCTCGGGCTCACCGGGCTGATCGTCGAGGTCGAGCTCGGGCTCGCGCGCGTCCCCGGGCCGTGGCTCGTCAGCGAGGACGTGCCCTTCCAGACCCTCGACGGCTACCTCGACCTCGTGCACGAGTCGATGGACGTCTTCGAGCACACCGTCGCCTGGATCGACGTCACTACGGGCGGTGGGCGACGCGGGGTCTACTCGCGCGCGGACAGCACGGCCGCCCCGGAGCTGCCGGAGACCCGGCCGGGCTCGCTGAAGGTGCCCTTCGCCTTCCCGCTGTCGGTCGTCAACCGCGCCACGCTGCCGCTGCTCAACCGCGCCTACTACCGCCTGAAGGCGACCCGCGCGCGCCGCTCCGTGCAGCACTACGAGCAGTTCGACTACCCCCTCGACGCGATCGAGGGCTGGAACACGATGTACGGCCCGCGCGGCTTCTACCAGTACCAGAGCACCGTGCCGTGGGAGGGGGCGCTCGAGACGACCCGCGAGATGCTCGCCCTGATCGCGGCCTCGGGCACCGGCTCCTTCCTCGGCGTGCTGAAGACCTTCGGGGCGCTGGAGTCGCCGGGCCTGCTGAGCTTCCCGGCGCCCGGGGTCTGCTTCGCGCTCGACTTCCCGAACACGCCCGTCGCGCTGCCGCTGTTCGAGCGCCTCGACGCGCTGGTGCTCGCCGCGGGCGGCCGGCTGTACCCGGCGAAGGACGCGCGCATGACGCGCGAGATGTTCGAGGCCGGCTTCCCGCGCCTCGCCGAATTCGCCCTCCAGCGCGACCCGGGGATCTCCTCCGGCTTCTCGCGCCGAGTCCTCGGGAGCTGA
- a CDS encoding glycosyl hydrolase family 28-related protein: MPPLTALTADLTRRSLLASPLGAAAAGTAPSDPVLHSEIASPGGVAGLDSTATVPVAQLPEAVRTVSGERPVAKGELVYNVQDYGATGDGSTDDLPAIDAAIDAAVASYGGVVYFPRGIYRIAGSIGRAEGLASIAFRGAGELSTRIRSLTNAPVVTGAFSACRFDNLILDANGLGSPCVSAHLDKTVLDSLQLYGWTDYGMRLNDGTFGDLGLLNRIQRCSIDQCTGTGIWTGYRMIDSWIVENNVGASYADLSIEGGPIRILGNHLDGSPQINIELRGNRRITIANNIMEGARRQSLVYTMPPWLTEDLAQIQIVGNAISNGGKAAANTYPAIAILGVSPTARTVGFSITGNIFACEDAGSGWTHCVEALNARAVSVLGNQWATGHVNAKPVRAVGSTAYEVIGNHGDNAVKTT; this comes from the coding sequence ATGCCCCCTCTCACCGCACTGACCGCCGACCTCACCCGTCGCAGTCTCCTCGCCTCCCCCCTGGGCGCCGCCGCGGCCGGCACCGCCCCCTCCGACCCCGTCCTGCACTCCGAGATCGCCTCCCCGGGCGGAGTCGCCGGCCTCGACTCCACCGCCACCGTCCCGGTCGCCCAGCTGCCGGAGGCGGTGCGCACCGTCTCCGGCGAGCGCCCCGTCGCGAAGGGCGAGCTCGTCTACAACGTCCAGGACTACGGCGCGACCGGCGACGGCAGCACCGACGACCTGCCCGCCATCGACGCCGCGATCGACGCGGCCGTCGCCAGCTACGGCGGTGTCGTGTACTTCCCGCGCGGCATCTACCGCATCGCCGGATCGATCGGCCGCGCCGAGGGCCTGGCGAGCATCGCCTTCCGCGGCGCGGGCGAGCTGTCCACCCGGATCCGCTCGCTGACGAACGCCCCCGTCGTCACCGGCGCCTTCTCCGCCTGCCGCTTCGACAACCTGATCCTCGACGCGAACGGCCTCGGCTCGCCCTGCGTCTCCGCGCACCTGGACAAGACGGTGCTCGACTCGCTGCAGCTCTACGGCTGGACCGACTACGGCATGCGCCTGAACGACGGCACCTTCGGCGACCTCGGCCTGCTCAACCGCATCCAGCGCTGCAGCATCGACCAGTGCACCGGCACCGGCATCTGGACCGGCTACCGGATGATCGACTCCTGGATCGTCGAGAACAACGTCGGCGCGAGCTACGCCGACCTCTCGATCGAGGGCGGCCCGATCCGGATCCTCGGCAACCACCTCGACGGCTCGCCGCAGATCAACATCGAGCTCCGCGGCAACCGCCGCATCACCATCGCGAACAACATCATGGAGGGGGCGCGCCGGCAGTCCCTCGTCTACACGATGCCGCCGTGGCTGACCGAGGACCTCGCGCAGATCCAGATCGTCGGCAACGCGATCAGCAACGGAGGCAAGGCCGCCGCGAACACCTACCCCGCCATCGCGATCCTCGGCGTCTCGCCGACCGCCCGCACCGTCGGCTTCAGCATCACCGGCAACATCTTCGCCTGCGAGGACGCCGGCTCCGGCTGGACCCACTGCGTCGAGGCCCTCAACGCCCGCGCCGTCTCCGTCCTCGGCAACCAGTGGGCGACCGGCCACGTCAACGCCAAGCCCGTCCGCGCCGTCGGCAGCACCGCCTACGAGGTCATCGGCAACCACGGCGACAACGCGGTGAAGACCACGTAG
- a CDS encoding GtrA family protein, with translation MRTAALYVVFAILATAVNLGTQMLVELAVDAEWATIAAVLAGTLTGVIAKYVLDKRFIFKHETMNAAHGLRTFLLYGVMSGVTTLIFWGFEFGFDYLFGTDFARYTGAVIGLAIGYVAKYHLDKNVTFSGPREEPA, from the coding sequence ATGCGGACGGCCGCGCTGTACGTCGTCTTCGCGATCCTTGCAACGGCGGTGAATCTGGGCACGCAGATGCTCGTCGAGCTCGCCGTCGACGCGGAATGGGCCACGATCGCCGCCGTGCTCGCGGGCACCCTGACGGGGGTGATCGCCAAGTACGTGCTCGACAAGCGCTTCATCTTCAAGCACGAGACGATGAATGCGGCGCACGGGCTGAGGACGTTCCTCCTCTACGGCGTGATGAGCGGCGTGACGACCCTGATCTTCTGGGGCTTCGAGTTCGGCTTCGACTACCTCTTCGGCACCGACTTCGCCCGCTACACCGGGGCCGTCATCGGCCTCGCCATCGGCTACGTCGCCAAGTACCACCTCGACAAGAACGTCACGTTCTCCGGCCCGCGAGAGGAGCCCGCATGA